TTACGTCATGCAAATTCTCGGTGGTTCGATTGCTAGAATCGTCTACATTCTCGTAGGTCTTTCTGCAATTGCTGAGATTGTAAATCACAAGAGTCTCTGCAAGAGTTGTGATAAGGGGATGAGCCAGATGTAATCTGGTTTTTTCGTTCGAACAAGGAAAATCCCCGGGCTTCAGCCGGGTGAAGAGTGGGTAGGGACCCGCTCTGCAAGACCTTGAGCGTTCTGTATTCAGAATGCGACAGGT
This Candidatus Paceibacterota bacterium DNA region includes the following protein-coding sequences:
- a CDS encoding DUF378 domain-containing protein gives rise to the protein MKGLHKISFILLIIGGLNWLIIGLIGTDYVMQILGGSIARIVYILVGLSAIAEIVNHKSLCKSCDKGMSQM